A genomic stretch from Vulpes lagopus strain Blue_001 chromosome 11, ASM1834538v1, whole genome shotgun sequence includes:
- the TIGD3 gene encoding tigger transposable element-derived protein 3 encodes MELSSKKKLHALSLAEKIQVLELLDESKMSQSEVARRFQVSQPQISRICKNKEKLLADWCSGTANRERKRKRESKYSGIDEALLCWYHIARAKAWDVTGPMLLHKAKELADIMGQDFVPSIGWLVRWKRRNNVGFGARHVLAPPFPPEPPPPGPTSQAQPPLSLKDFSPEDIFGCAEVPLLYRAVPGRGSSTCDRVQVLLCANSRGTEKRRLLVSGLQAAPRCLFGVSSEALPAFYHPDLGIPWSEWLAQFDRDMGQQGRQVTLLLAARVLEELAGLPGLSHVRLLPLSAEGGAPSLPSSVVRAFKTHYRHRLLSKLAAVQSRRAGISLAEAGAGITVLDALHMAAAAWAKVPPQLIVSSFIQEGLAPRKMAPSPEKASEMPPVPSGLSLQEFARFVDLEGEEPVAGVCKEETGTEDEQGAGEDNFQPLPTKADALQALGTLRRWLECNSTSPELFEKFYACEEEVEQLCCL; translated from the coding sequence ATGGAGCTGAGCAGCAAGAAGAAGCTTCATGCCCTGTCCTTGGCCGAGAAGATCCAGGTGCTGGAACTCCTGGATGAGTCCAAGATGTCCCAGTCGGAGGTGGCCCGGCGCTTCCAGGTCTCCCAGCCTCAGATCTCACGCATCTGCAAGAATAAGGAGAAGCTGCTGGCAGATTGGTGCAGTGGCACAGCCAACCGGGAGCGCAAGCGCAAGCGGGAGTCCAAGTACAGCGGGATTGACGAGGCTCTGCTCTGCTGGTACCACATTGCCCGGGCCAAGGCCTGGGACGTGACGGGTCCCATGCTGCTCCACAAAGCCAAGGAACTGGCTGACATCATGGGCCAGGATTTTGTACCCAGCATTGGCTGGCTGGTCCGCTGGAAACGCCGGAACAATGTAGGCTTTGGGGCCCGCCACGTACTGGCGCCTCCATTCCCCCCTGAGCCACCTCCCCCGGGCCCCACGTCCCAGGCCCAACCTCCTCTTTCTCTTAAAGACTTTTCCCCAGAGGACATTTTTGGCTGTGCCGAAGTGCCCCTGCTGTATCGGGCAGTAcctggcagagggagcagcacaTGTGATCGGGTACAGGTGCTGCTGTGTGCCAACAGCAGAGGAACAGAGAAGCGCCGGCTGTTGGTCAGTGGGCTCCAGGCTGCGCCAAGGTGCCTCTTTGGAGTCAGCAGTGAGGCTCTGCCTGCTTTCTACCACCCTGACCTGGGCATCCCCTGGTCAGAATGGCTGGCACAGTTTGACAGGGACATGGGACAGCAGGGCCGACAGGTGACCCTGCTGCTGGCTGCCCGAGTGCTGGAGGAGTTGGCAGGCCTGCCTGGACTCAGCCACGTGAGGCTTCTGCCTCTGTCGGCCGAAGGTGGCGCACCTTCCCTGCCCAGCTCTGTGGTCCGGGCCTTTAAGACCCATTACCGGCACCGTCTCCTGAGCAAGCTGGCCGCCGTGCAGAGCAGGAGGGCGGGCATCTCACTGGCCGAGGCTGGGGCGGGCATCACGGTGCTGGATGCGCTGCACATGGCGGCGGCGGCCTGGGCCAAGGTGCCCCCCCAGCTCATTGTAAGCAGCTTCATTCAGGAAGGGCTGGCTCCCCGCAAGATGGCCCCGTCCCCGGAGAAAGCCTCTGAGATGCCGCCAGTCCCCAGTGGGCTGAGCCTCCAGGAGTTTGCCCGCTTTGTGGACCTGGAGGGTGAGGAGCCTGTGGCTGGAGTGTGCAAAGAGGAGACAGGCACTGAGGATGAGCAGGGGGCCGGAGAGGACAActtccagcccctgcccaccAAAGCCGAcgccctccaggccctgggcacgCTGAGGAGGTGGCTTGAGTGCAACAGCACCTCCCCTGAGCTATTTGAAAAATTCTACGCCTGTGAGGAGGAGGTGGAGCAGCTCTGCTGCTTGTGA